In a single window of the Antedon mediterranea chromosome 1, ecAntMedi1.1, whole genome shotgun sequence genome:
- the LOC140040036 gene encoding 14-3-3 protein beta/alpha-like: protein MSSMKVQVEKAKIAEQAERYDDMSHAMKLVVDENSEKNISLSNDERNLLSVAYKNVVGARRSSWRVISSIEGKSDVMENEGKRKKTQEYKEKVEQELKLICNEVLELLDKLLDIEKDKLKNNEAENNEVESTVFYLKMKGDYHRYLAEVATGEDKSKSVSESKEAYTKATKHSKDMDTTHPIRLGLALNYSVFYYEILNDPEKACSLAKSAFDEAISDLDVAKDDGFKDSTLIMQLLRDNLTLWTSDNLDGDEDGEQGN, encoded by the exons ATGTCGTCGATGAAGGTTCAAGTTGAGAAAGCTAAAATAGCTGAACAGGCTGAGCGATACGATGATATGTCCCACGCTATGAAGTTAGTTGTTGATGAAAACTCTGAAAAGAATATTAGCTTATCGAACGACGAACGCAACCTGCTGTCTGTTGCTTACAAAAATGTTGTTGGAGCAAGGCGATCATCATGGCGTGTAATATCGAGCATCGAAGGAAAATCAGATGTAATGGAAAATGAAGGGAAAAGGAAAAAGACTCAAGAGTATAAGGAAAAGGTTGAACAGGAATTAAAACTAATCTGTAATGAAGTTTTG GAATTACTTGACAAGTTATTAGACATTGAGAAAGATAAATTGAAGAATAATGAAGCTGAGAATAATGAAGTTGAAAGTACAGTGTTTTATCTTAAAATGAAGGGAGACTACCACCGCTATCTTGCCGAAGTAGCAACAGGAGAAGATAAATCAA aaAGTGTGAGCGAATCAAAAGAAGCATATACGAAGGCCACTAAACATAGCAAGGACATGGATACCACTCATCCAATCAGACTTGGCCTTGCTCTCAATTACTCCGTTTTCTACTATGAAATACTGAATGACCCAGAGAAGGCTTGTTCCCTAGCTAAATCT GCTTTTGACGAAGCAATATCAGATCTGGACGTGGCGAAAGACGATGGGTTTAAGGACAGCACACTAATCATGCAACTGCTGAGAGATAACTTAACA ttGTGGACAAGCGATAACTTAGATGGAGACGAAGATGGCGAGCAGGGTAATTAA
- the LOC140040048 gene encoding sorting nexin-17-like, with protein sequence MHFSIPDTEEFTSENGSTYTCYHLHVNGVEHSMLRYSQLHDFNEKLKKEFGSEIINNFKFPPKKLLGLNQIQKEERREKLEHYIQLLSQDARVANSDVFNGFLISAQKETEKGIPESVELNVYLMNGHKITVDIMSTDQAEDVLEAVATKVELSEQYVYYFGLYLVKKDESSAFSIVRKIHDFESPYISLNSAKGPHRIVVRKSYWDPVFDDDLKEDRVAMNLLFIQAVNDVEREWVVCSKEQRRNLDTLKRKNSRKEYVKEVRSMKFYNYIKFKPSISDYPEENVPVVVHAGNREIIFTVRTPDGSYKEGTFKITRMRCWRITSANEDNSKSLELSFEYLMAKDSLKWITIKTEDAILMSLCLQGMVDELIMCKKGLKMKKPSDRIKGPQRQYKSRDGGIIITRSTTNNAAAIPDPPVLQKPQEIHSDQKKNSEKMHSTLPPKSRGAAAHIENEIFEGIGDDDL encoded by the exons ATGCATTTTTCAATACCGGATACCGAGGAATTTACATCAGAAAATGGTTCTACATACACG TGCTACCACTTGCACGTGAATGGTGTGGAGCATTCAATGTTGCGTTACAGCCAACTTCATGATTTCaatgaaaaattaaagaaagaattTGGTAGTGAGATCATCAACAACTTTAAATTTCCACCTAAAAAGTTACTTGGACTAAACCAAATCCAAAAAGAGGAAAGAAGAGAGAAATTAGAACATTACATTCAACTAT TAAGTCAAGATGCGAGAGTCGCAAATAGTGATGTGTTTAACGGATTTCTTATTAGTGCACAAAAAGAAACGGAGAAAGGAATACCAGAAAGTGTTGAACTAAACGTGTATCTTATGAATGGTCACAAAATTACAGTAGATATTATGTCAACTGACCAGGCTGAAGATGTTCTTGAG GCAGTTGCAACAAAGGTTGAACTATCAGAGCAATATGTATATTACTTTGGTTTGTATCTTGTCAAGAAAGATGAATCAAGTGCATTCAGTA TTGTTCGTAAAATTCATGATTTTGAATCGCCATACATTTCCTTGAATTCTGCTAAAGGACCGCATAGAATAGTTGTAAGAAAAtc ATATTGGGATCCTGTATTTGATGATGATTTAAAGGAAGACAGGGTTGCCATGAATCTTTTGTTTATTCAG GCTGTGAATGATGTAGAGAGAGAATGGGTCGTTTGTAGCAAGGAACAGCGTCGCAATTTAGATACATTAAAAAGGAAAAACTCACGGAAAGAG TACGTAAAAGAAGTTCGGAGTATGAAATTTTACAATTATATCAAGTTTAAACCGAGTATTTCCGATTATCCAGAGGAGAATGTTCCAGTTGTCGTACATGCAGGAAATCGGGAGATTATCTTCACGGTACGGACTCCTGACGGATCTTACAAGGAAGGGACGTTTAAAATAACAAGGATGAGGTGCTGGAGAATAACATCT gcAAACGAAGATAATAGTAAATCATTAGAGCtttcatttgaatatttaatggcAAAGGATAGTCTGAAGTGGATCACAATCAAAACAGAAGATGCTATCCTAATGAGTCTCTGTTTACAGGGCATGGTTGATGAACTTATTATGTGCAAGAAAGGCCTAAAAATGAAAAAG CCCTCAGATCGAATTAAAGGTCCTCAAAGGCAGTACAAGAGCAGAGATGGTGGAATCATTATTACAAGATCAACCACCAACAATGCCGCTGCCATTCCAGACCCTCCG gtTTTACAAAAGCCACAAGAGATCCATTCAGATCAAAAAAAGAATTCA GAAAAAATGCATTCAACTTTGCCACCAAAAAGTAGAGGAGCAGCAGCTCACATTGAGAACGAAATCTTTGAAGGGATTGGTGATGATGACCTTTAA
- the LOC140040042 gene encoding uncharacterized protein — MSYPDTFEPQSKMTSLLNTNDVVSESSIKRTPLQTLSPNSPSLLLRSRRSSTKRRSPLFDKFVQVSQSTPICRSSWQFNAINDNKKQDAVTYTNLPLWDTPITYTKTPEVSVGSSNFSLLEDMSIPEVTTSIPSLGHINMPCESFEIHNDVDSSKSSNEICSTCDESFVKSDNKENDVVPSSCLYEDISSDDNDLLFHSRNSNSKIYLVPALEDDIAIENLEDKEPASCETSLTRHTTSSSNMCQTSSSNECSASSSLNKPQISSLSASHTSDSSLQMASSSSSSNHQTSNLSLSERQMPNSRSDHQTTSDSSLSELQTSSQFGDNEDSDGGGAAADLSQNASCNKFEQEEAFELSLEEIQYLIENEMFLHSPTGPRPVACSSDGYIPVSLQAYEPEEGETDQTDESSLLQDDDISDSSLSPGEIGSSLFSDKSSTSSESGRRSSTSSNTQNLRPASDSLHDNSASQEDSCSGESYEVASLTSDTESHHDVEEEDDDDDFKTANMTFSSPEETGKSQYFKDYIGVCDDLLAVIGESDMGVSSSAGVQIREDLPLTDNVAESGVLCDENWSLRVPTDSLTYQNEVDLWECHALQNDLVDYFGATNNDLVPNNLTKDTDLHKYNSALQQDVEDLEEPSHNLGEIFENVNSDVHDAESCVLSTYEPLECVIENLCFNLPDDVESQLKIKEQHFSSADCHQVITDKKMACNIENLEKPASETGKTELEMEKLALEMEKTGLEMEKPASEMENSASEMEKLALEMEKTGLEMEKPASEMENSASEMEKLALEMEKTGLEMEKPASEMENSASEMEKLELEMEKTGLEMEKPASEMENSASEMEKLALEMEKTGLEMGKPASEMEKSASEMEKLALEMEKTGLEMEKPASEMENSASEMEKLELEMEKTGLEMEKPASEMENSASEIEKLALEMEKTGLEMEKPASEMENSASEIEKLALEMEKTGLEMEKPASEMENSASEIEKLALEMEKTGLEMEKPASEMENSASEMEKPASEIEKPVSEMEKPESEMEKPAPEVEKTELEMETPALENIEYVHLLVDDDDDDDEWENISYDDEDCLQEAIAADGTSLIKNENQTAVQNEYIKDSDRQPEGRLVQQKKSIPSGHTKWSCAIL, encoded by the exons ATGTCATATCCTGATACCTTTGAACCACAATCTAAGATGACAAGTTTGCTGAATACAAATG atgTTGTGTCTGAATCATCTATAAAACGAACACCACTGCAGACTCTTTCACCAAATTCACCGTCACTGCTGCTACGATCAAGAAGAAGTTCCACTAAACGTAGATCTCCACTTTTTGATAAATTTGTCCAAGTGTCTCAATCGACGCCAATCTGCAGATCCAGTTGGCAATTTAACGCAATAAACGACAACAAGAAACAAGATGCTGTTACGTATACCAACCTGCCGCTCTGGGACACTCCAATCACTTATACCAAGACTCCAGAAGTCTCGGTCGGTTCTTCAAACTTCTCCCTGTTGGAGGACATGTCAATTCCAGAAGTAACCACCTCAATACCATCTTTGGGTCACATCAACATGCCCTGCGAAAGCTTTGAAATTCACAATGATGTGGATAGTTCAAAATCCTCGAATGAAATCTGCAGCACGTGCGATGAGAGCTTTGTAAAGTCTGATAACAAAGAAAACGATGTTGTACCAAGTTCTTGTCTCTACGAAGACATCAGTAGCGATGATAATGACCTGCTATTCCATTCAAGGAACAGCAATTCCAAGATTTATCTTGTGCCAGCACTAGAAGATGACATCGCCATAGAAAATCTAGAGGACAAAGAACCTGCATCATGTGAGACATCATTGACCCGTCACACTACTTCAAGCTCAAACATGTGTCAGACCTCAAGCTCAAATGAGTGTTCTGCATCATCAAGTCTCAATAAGCCCCAAATATCAAGTCTTAGTGCGAGTCACACTTCAGATTCAAGTCTCCAAATGGCAAGCTCAAGTTCTAGCAGCAACCACCAAACATCAAACTTAAGCCTTAGTGAGAGACAAATGCCGAACTCAAGAAGTGATCATCAGACAACATCAGACTCAAGTCTTAGTGAGCTTCAGACATCAAGTCAATTTGGTGACAATGAAGATAGTGACGGTGGTGGTGCTGCTGCTGATCTCTCGCAAAATGCAAGTTGCAATAAGTTTGAGCAAGAGGAGGCATTTGAATTGTCTTTGGAAGAGATTCAATACTTAATTGAGAATGAAATGTTCCTCCACAGTCCAACAGGACCAAGACCGGTCGCTTGTTCATCCGATGGATACATCCCAGTTTCTTTGCAAGCTTATGAACCAGAAGAAGGAGAAACCGATCAAACTGATGAATCATCTCTTCTGCAAGACGACGATATATCGGATAGCTCACTCTCACCCGGTGAAATTGGATCAAGTTTGTTCTCAGATAAATCTAGCACCTCCAGTGAAAGTGGCAGGAGATCCAGTACCAGTTCAAATACACAAAATTTACGTCCAGCATCTGACAGTCTCCATGACAACTCGGCGAGTCAAGAAGATTCCTGTTCAGGGGAATCATATGAGGTAGCAAGTCTTACATCCGATACAGAATCACATCATGATGTTGaggaagaagatgatgatgacgactTTAAAACGGCAAATATGACGTTTTCCTCTCCAGAAGAAACGGGCAAATCTCAATATTTCAAAGATTATATAGGTGTGTGCGATGATCTGTTAGCAGTGATAGGGGAGTCTGACATGGGTGTAAGCAGTTCGGCAGGTGTCCAAATTAGAGAAGACCTTCCATTAACGGATAATGTTGCAGAATCTGGGGTTCTGTGTGATGAAAACTGGTCTCTGCGAGTTCCAACCGACTCCTTGACCTACCAAAATGAAGTTGACTTATGGGAGTGCCATGCCCTGCAAAATGATCTTGTGGATTATTTTGGAGCTACTAATAATGATCTCGTGCCCAATAATTTGACCAAAGATACGGACCTTCATAAGTACAATAGTGCTCTGCAACAGGACGTAGAGGATCTTGAAGAACCATCACATAATTTGGGTGAAATATTTGAAAATGTGAACAGTGACGTTCATGACGCCGAGTCATGTGTGCTCTCAACCTATGAACCTCTGGAATGTGTTATTGAAAACCTGTGTTTCAATTTACCAGATGATGTTGAAAGTCAACTGAAAATAAAAGAACAACATTTTTCTTCAGCTGATTGTCATCAAGTCATCACTGACAAAAAAATGGCCTGTAATATTGAGAATTTGGAGAAACCTGCATCAGAAACCGGCAAAACAGAATTAGAAATGGAGAAACTTGCATTAGAAATGGAGAAAACTGGATTGGAAATGGAAAAACCTGCATCGGAAATGGAAAACTCTGCATCAGAAATGGAAAAACTTGCATTAGAAATGGAGAAAACTGGATTGGAAATGGAAAAACCTGCATCGGAAATGGAAAACTCTGCATCAGAAATGGAAAAACTTGCATTAGAAATGGAGAAAACTGGATTGGAAATGGAAAAACCTGCATCGGAAATGGAAAACTCTGCATCAGAAATGGAAAAACTTGAATTAGAAATGGAGAAAACTGGATTGGAAATGGAAAAACCTGCATCGGAAATGGAAAACTCTGCATCAGAAATGGAAAAACTTGCATTAGAAATGGAGAAAACTGGATTGGAAATGGGAAAACCTGCATCGGAAATGGAAAAGTCTGCATCAGAAATGGAAAAACTTGCATTAGAAATGGAGAAAACTGGATTGGAAATGGAAAAACCTGCATCGGAAATGGAAAACTCTGCATCAGAAATGGAAAAACTTGAATTAGAAATGGAGAAAACTGGATTGGAAATGGAAAAACCTGCATCGGAAATGGAAAACTCTGCATCAGAAATTGAAAAACTTGCATTAGAAATGGAGAAAACTGGATTGGAAATGGAAAAACCTGCATCCGAAATGGAAAACTCTGCATCAGAAATAGAAAAACTTGCATTAGAAATGGAGAAAACTGGATTGGAAATGGAAAAACCTGCATCGGAAATGGAAAACTCTGCATCAGAAATAGAAAAACTTGCATTAGAAATGGAGAAAACTGGATTGGAAATGGAAAAACCTGCATCGGAAATGGAAAACTCTGCATCAGAAATGGAAAAACCAGCATCGGAAATAGAAAAACCTGTATCGGAAATGGAGAAACCAGAATCAGAAATGGAAAAACCAGCACCAGAAGTGGAAAAAACTGAATTGGAAATGGAGACACCAGCATTGGAAAATATTGAATACGTTCATTTGttagttgatgatgatgatgatgatgatgaatgggAGAACATTTCATATGATGACGAGGATTGTCTTCAAGAAGCCATTGCTGCTGATGGCACCTCCTTGATCAAGAATGAGAACCAGACAGCAGTTCAAAACGAGTACATCAAGG ACTCTGACCGTCAACCTGAAGGTCGTCTAGTCCAACAGAAAAAGAGCATACCCAGTGGTCATACCAAGTGGTCTTGTGCAATTCTTTAA
- the LOC140040089 gene encoding uncharacterized protein isoform X1 — translation MGSSPSKAVTIEQVSKQESNKNSTMTSSAVDRPNRFEAPTRYGNTETITPKNATKPATVDYDDWDDGSEMTKLTDELDELLGIPLDVKTNARVPEPLGYQGGNIPIRPKKQELGKGNAWKMPDELLERELNARQKRILDKMKALMIACEEEDVDVSPWIHSMANEEEEDVQQNTSQLEDTSRFDTRKFKEANVYKKVDNNSSSISVNRLSSHKSLEQSSSAIQEKPTSRLPYNSSEEALMSSIENQYTSK, via the exons ATGGGATCTAGCCCCAGTAAAGCAGTGACAATAGAACAAGTTTCAAAACAAGAATCTAATAAAAACTCTACGATGACGTCTTCTGCTGTAGATAGGCCTAATCGGTTTGAGGCACCTACACGTTATGGAAATACTGAAACAATTACGCCTAAAAATGCTACTAAACCAGCTACTGTTGACTATGATGATTGGGATGATGGAAGTGAAATGACCAAACTGACGGATGAATTAGACGAACTTTTAGGAATACCACTAGACGTAAAAACAAACGCAAGGGTACCGGAACCACTGGGATACCAAGGGGGAAATATTCCAATACGGCCAAAGAAACAAGAACTTGGAAAGGGAAATGCTTGGAAGATGCCTGACGAACTTTTAGAAAGGGAATTAAATGCGAGACAGAAGAGGATTTTAGATAAAATGAAAGCATTGATGATTGCATGTGAGGAAGAGGATGTTGATGTATCACCGTGGATACATTCAATGGCTAACGAAGAGGAGGAGGATGTACAGCAAAATACATCACAACTG GAGGATACGTCTAGGTTTGATACTAGGAAATTTAAAGAAgcaaatgtttacaaaaag GTTGACAACAACTCATCTTCAATATCAGTTAATCGTCTAAGCAGCCACAAATCACTAGAACAATCATCATCTGCAAT ACAAGAAAAACCTACAAGTAGACTACCATACAACAGCTCAGAGGAGGCTCTTATGTCAAGCATTGAGAATCAATACACATCAAAATAA
- the LOC140040089 gene encoding uncharacterized protein isoform X2, which produces MGSSPSKAVTIEQVSKQESNKNSTMTSSAVDRPNRFEAPTRYGNTETITPKNATKPATVDYDDWDDGSEMTKLTDELDELLGIPLDVKTNARVPEPLGYQGGNIPIRPKKQELGKGNAWKMPDELLERELNARQKRILDKMKALMIACEEEDVDVSPWIHSMANEEEEDVQQNTSQLVDNNSSSISVNRLSSHKSLEQSSSAIQEKPTSRLPYNSSEEALMSSIENQYTSK; this is translated from the exons ATGGGATCTAGCCCCAGTAAAGCAGTGACAATAGAACAAGTTTCAAAACAAGAATCTAATAAAAACTCTACGATGACGTCTTCTGCTGTAGATAGGCCTAATCGGTTTGAGGCACCTACACGTTATGGAAATACTGAAACAATTACGCCTAAAAATGCTACTAAACCAGCTACTGTTGACTATGATGATTGGGATGATGGAAGTGAAATGACCAAACTGACGGATGAATTAGACGAACTTTTAGGAATACCACTAGACGTAAAAACAAACGCAAGGGTACCGGAACCACTGGGATACCAAGGGGGAAATATTCCAATACGGCCAAAGAAACAAGAACTTGGAAAGGGAAATGCTTGGAAGATGCCTGACGAACTTTTAGAAAGGGAATTAAATGCGAGACAGAAGAGGATTTTAGATAAAATGAAAGCATTGATGATTGCATGTGAGGAAGAGGATGTTGATGTATCACCGTGGATACATTCAATGGCTAACGAAGAGGAGGAGGATGTACAGCAAAATACATCACAACTG GTTGACAACAACTCATCTTCAATATCAGTTAATCGTCTAAGCAGCCACAAATCACTAGAACAATCATCATCTGCAAT ACAAGAAAAACCTACAAGTAGACTACCATACAACAGCTCAGAGGAGGCTCTTATGTCAAGCATTGAGAATCAATACACATCAAAATAA
- the LOC140040067 gene encoding glutathione hydrolase 1 proenzyme-like isoform X2, producing the protein MATGKPSYDSLGIDIHEEGSNGISDKQLLITDRNTKAFHEAVPLNETHAYQHEEICGYDGLKVIVLSSIIFGLAITIAMVITIVSGMEQITPKGAVSTGSQQCSDIGGDILKDQGSAVDAAIAAMFCIGVVHSQSGGIGGGGFMMVYEANSESSNVFDFQATAPSDATEDMFASDADLAKYGAKAVAVPGELLGMQVAHDAYGKKKWSELVSPASKLAREGFTVSSTLSNAINATNAEQMSEKWRSIYTPNGTPLKAGETLVLSSLADTLDKIGEVGPEAYFRNEFMTEVINALTDEGLIKTDDFDKYNVFQASPLAVDYGNYSIYSPPAPSGGPGLLSILNILNDYDFSTSTDEALRYHYTIEAIKFAKAQMLHLGDPSFVDSVDNYTDIMLSDSTAEGIREQISTNSTHDIEFYTEFANSLSASGTSHISVLDESNNDLVSITNSLNSDFGSGIMTEGGVILNNIMDQFYWQGKSATGLLESTTNNIESGKRPQTFQAPSLVWDLNDKCEPHMAIGGKSGSNTIDAIAQVLISFLSLEKDLNDAINERNHVYHSLEPNTVVAESDVPADVISELRDKGHIVEESTSGSLSAVFAVYESYDTVYCSADSREKDSGVSEF; encoded by the exons ATGGCTACTGGTAAACCGTCTTATGATTCGTTAGGTATTGACATCCATGAAGAAGGTAGCAATGGAATTTCAG ACAAGCAGTTGTTGATAACAGATAGAAACACTAAAGCATTCCATGAGGCTGTACCGTTAAATGAAACTCATGCGTATCAACATGAAGAAATCTGTGGCTATGACGGACTCAAAGTAATCGTCCTGTCGTCCATTATCTTTGGGTTGGCAATTACTATCGCCATGGTGATTACTATAGTGTCAGGAATGGAACAG ATTACACCTAAAGGAGCAGTATCTACGGGATCTCAGCAGTGTTCTGATATTGGTGGCGACATCTTAAAAGACCAAGGCTCTGCAGTTGATGCGGCTATTGCTGCCATGTTCTGTATTGGGGTGGTACATAGTCAATCTGGTGGAATTGGGGG TGGTGGTTTTATGATGGTGTATGAAGCCAACAGCGAAAGCAGTAATGTGTTTGATTTCCAAGCTACGGCACCTTCAGATGCTACAGAGGATATGTTTGCCAGTGATGCAGACTTAGCAAAATAT GGTGCAAAAGCAGTAGCAGTTCCAGGAGAACTCCTTGGTATGCAGGTGGCCCATGATGCTTATGGAAA GAAAAAATGGTCTGAACTTGTTAGTCCAGCATCCAAGCTTGCAAGAGAAGGCTTTACAGTTTCTTCAACTCTAT CTAATGCAATCAATGCCACCAATGCTGAACAGATGTCTGAAAAATGGAGAAGTATTTACACTCCAAACGGAACACCATTAAAAGCTGGAGAGACACTGGTGTTGTCAAGTCTTGCAGACACTCTTGATAAAATTGGAGAGGTCGGTCCTGAAGCGTATTTTAGGAATGAGTTCATGACGGAGGTCATTAATGCG CTGACTGATGAAGGCCTCATAAAAACTGATGATTTTGATAAATACAACGTCTTTCAAGCATCTCCACTTGCAGTTGATTATGGCA ATTACTCCATCTATAGTCCGCCAGCTCCAAGCGGTGGTCCTGGTCTTCTATCTATCTTGAATATTCTGAATGATTATGACTTTTCTACATCCACTGACGAGGCACTCAGGTATCATTATACAATTGAG GCTATCAAGTTTGCAAAGGCACAGATGTTGCATTTAGGAGACCCATCATTTGTGGATTCTGTTGACAATTATACAGATATTATGTTAAG cGATTCAACAGCAGAAGGTATTCGTGAACAGATAAGTACAAACAGCACACATGATATAGAATTCTATACTGAGTTTGCAAATAGTTTGTCAGCTAGTGGAACATCACATATCTCAGTGTTGGATGAGAGTAATAACGATCTTGTGTCAATTACAAA CTCGTTAAATTCTGACTTTGGGTCAGGCATAATGACAGAAGGTGGTGTTATACTGAACAATATAATGGATCAATTTTATTGGCAAGGAAAGTCTGCTACAGGACTCCTAGAATCAACT ACTAATAATATAGAAAGTGGCAAGCGCCCTCAGACTTTTCAAGCGCCGTCCCTCGTGTGGGACCTGAATGACAAGTGCGAACCACACATGGCTATTGGTGGCAAGTCTGGTAGTAATACCATAGACGCAATCGCTCAAGTTTTAATATCGTTTCTGTCGTTGGAAAAAGATTTGAATGATGcaataaatgaaagaaatcaTGTGTATCATTCGCTGGAACCAAATACTGTTGTTGCTGAGT CTGATGTTCCTGCGGATGTGATTAGCGAGTTAAGAGATAAAGGTCATATCGTAGAAGAAAGTACGTCCGGCAGTCTCAGCGCTGTTTTCGCAGTGTACGAGAGTTACGATACAGTATACTGTTCTGCTGATTCACGTGAGAAAGATTCCGGAGTATCAGAATTTTAA
- the LOC140040067 gene encoding glutathione hydrolase 1 proenzyme-like isoform X1: protein MATGKPSYDSLGIDIHEEGSNGISGGKSKSDKQLLITDRNTKAFHEAVPLNETHAYQHEEICGYDGLKVIVLSSIIFGLAITIAMVITIVSGMEQITPKGAVSTGSQQCSDIGGDILKDQGSAVDAAIAAMFCIGVVHSQSGGIGGGGFMMVYEANSESSNVFDFQATAPSDATEDMFASDADLAKYGAKAVAVPGELLGMQVAHDAYGKKKWSELVSPASKLAREGFTVSSTLSNAINATNAEQMSEKWRSIYTPNGTPLKAGETLVLSSLADTLDKIGEVGPEAYFRNEFMTEVINALTDEGLIKTDDFDKYNVFQASPLAVDYGNYSIYSPPAPSGGPGLLSILNILNDYDFSTSTDEALRYHYTIEAIKFAKAQMLHLGDPSFVDSVDNYTDIMLSDSTAEGIREQISTNSTHDIEFYTEFANSLSASGTSHISVLDESNNDLVSITNSLNSDFGSGIMTEGGVILNNIMDQFYWQGKSATGLLESTTNNIESGKRPQTFQAPSLVWDLNDKCEPHMAIGGKSGSNTIDAIAQVLISFLSLEKDLNDAINERNHVYHSLEPNTVVAESDVPADVISELRDKGHIVEESTSGSLSAVFAVYESYDTVYCSADSREKDSGVSEF from the exons ATGGCTACTGGTAAACCGTCTTATGATTCGTTAGGTATTGACATCCATGAAGAAGGTAGCAATGGAATTTCAG GAGGTAAATCAAAATCAG ACAAGCAGTTGTTGATAACAGATAGAAACACTAAAGCATTCCATGAGGCTGTACCGTTAAATGAAACTCATGCGTATCAACATGAAGAAATCTGTGGCTATGACGGACTCAAAGTAATCGTCCTGTCGTCCATTATCTTTGGGTTGGCAATTACTATCGCCATGGTGATTACTATAGTGTCAGGAATGGAACAG ATTACACCTAAAGGAGCAGTATCTACGGGATCTCAGCAGTGTTCTGATATTGGTGGCGACATCTTAAAAGACCAAGGCTCTGCAGTTGATGCGGCTATTGCTGCCATGTTCTGTATTGGGGTGGTACATAGTCAATCTGGTGGAATTGGGGG TGGTGGTTTTATGATGGTGTATGAAGCCAACAGCGAAAGCAGTAATGTGTTTGATTTCCAAGCTACGGCACCTTCAGATGCTACAGAGGATATGTTTGCCAGTGATGCAGACTTAGCAAAATAT GGTGCAAAAGCAGTAGCAGTTCCAGGAGAACTCCTTGGTATGCAGGTGGCCCATGATGCTTATGGAAA GAAAAAATGGTCTGAACTTGTTAGTCCAGCATCCAAGCTTGCAAGAGAAGGCTTTACAGTTTCTTCAACTCTAT CTAATGCAATCAATGCCACCAATGCTGAACAGATGTCTGAAAAATGGAGAAGTATTTACACTCCAAACGGAACACCATTAAAAGCTGGAGAGACACTGGTGTTGTCAAGTCTTGCAGACACTCTTGATAAAATTGGAGAGGTCGGTCCTGAAGCGTATTTTAGGAATGAGTTCATGACGGAGGTCATTAATGCG CTGACTGATGAAGGCCTCATAAAAACTGATGATTTTGATAAATACAACGTCTTTCAAGCATCTCCACTTGCAGTTGATTATGGCA ATTACTCCATCTATAGTCCGCCAGCTCCAAGCGGTGGTCCTGGTCTTCTATCTATCTTGAATATTCTGAATGATTATGACTTTTCTACATCCACTGACGAGGCACTCAGGTATCATTATACAATTGAG GCTATCAAGTTTGCAAAGGCACAGATGTTGCATTTAGGAGACCCATCATTTGTGGATTCTGTTGACAATTATACAGATATTATGTTAAG cGATTCAACAGCAGAAGGTATTCGTGAACAGATAAGTACAAACAGCACACATGATATAGAATTCTATACTGAGTTTGCAAATAGTTTGTCAGCTAGTGGAACATCACATATCTCAGTGTTGGATGAGAGTAATAACGATCTTGTGTCAATTACAAA CTCGTTAAATTCTGACTTTGGGTCAGGCATAATGACAGAAGGTGGTGTTATACTGAACAATATAATGGATCAATTTTATTGGCAAGGAAAGTCTGCTACAGGACTCCTAGAATCAACT ACTAATAATATAGAAAGTGGCAAGCGCCCTCAGACTTTTCAAGCGCCGTCCCTCGTGTGGGACCTGAATGACAAGTGCGAACCACACATGGCTATTGGTGGCAAGTCTGGTAGTAATACCATAGACGCAATCGCTCAAGTTTTAATATCGTTTCTGTCGTTGGAAAAAGATTTGAATGATGcaataaatgaaagaaatcaTGTGTATCATTCGCTGGAACCAAATACTGTTGTTGCTGAGT CTGATGTTCCTGCGGATGTGATTAGCGAGTTAAGAGATAAAGGTCATATCGTAGAAGAAAGTACGTCCGGCAGTCTCAGCGCTGTTTTCGCAGTGTACGAGAGTTACGATACAGTATACTGTTCTGCTGATTCACGTGAGAAAGATTCCGGAGTATCAGAATTTTAA